GCCATGGATGGCAGCCCTGCGTTGGAGGATTTACAAGGTCAACAAGGCGCCGAAGCGAGGGCCGCGGGTGCTGAGGCGCAGTTCCTTGAAATGAAACAACTCCATCACCTCCGCAAAAATGGCAGTACCCATCAAAATCACATCCGCGCGATTGGGGGGCAGGCCGGGCACCTGGCGGCGCCGGGCCAGAGGCATCGCCCACAACCGGTCACGCCATTGCCGTAATGCCTCGGCGGGCAACCGCAGGTTTTCCAGCTTTTCGCGCTCGAAACCGGTCATGCCCAGCTCCATGCGCCCCAAGATGGTGGCCGTGCCGCCAATGCCCACCCACTGAAGGGCGGGAGAAAGGTGCGGCTGAATCGCCGGCTGAACGGCAGCCGCCATAAAAGTGCGCAACCGATGGCCACAATCCTCCTTCTCCTGCGGCGTGGGAGGGTCGCTCAAATGAGTTTTCTCAAGCCAGCGCACACAGCCCAGCGGATAGCTGGCTTGAAAACGGGCGTGGCCGGCGGCGCCCACAATGAATTGAGCGCTGCCCCCACCCAAGTCCAGCAACAGAAAATCCTGTCCCGCAAAGTCAGGATGCGAAAGCACCCCCAGAAAGGCCCATTCCGCCTCCATCTCCGCCGAAATGATTTCCAGCGCCAGTCCGGTGGCTGCCTTCAAAGCGTCTGACAGTTCATTGCGATTGGCCGCCTCCCGTGCGGCACTCGTGGCGTAAATGCGTAAAGCCTCAGCGCCCAAAGAACGGCTCTGTTGGACAAAGTCCACCACCGCATCCACCGTGCGAGCAATGGCCTGGGGTTGGAGCAGATGAAGGCGGAATAGTCCCTCGCCCAGGCGGGTTTGATGGCTGGCCTCAGCCACGGGGAGGGCCATGCCGTTTTGCACATCAGCCACCAATAACTTCACGGAGTTGGTGCCCACGTCTATGACGGCTCGGCGGCTGCCGGAAACCGGAACCGCAGGATTGGCAGTGGAAAGCTCCACGCAGTGGCAGGTCAATTTTTGGGCTGGGCTTTCAACATGCGCCGCGCCAGAACGGCGCCGCCGGTAATGCCGGCTTCATCGCCCAGTTTGGAAGCGATGATTTCGATGCCCTTGGCCGTCCCGGGCATGGCATAATCCCGGGCGGTCTCCACGATAATGGCCATCATCTCATCTTCCAGAGCGTCCAGCACGCCGCCCCCCAGCACGATGACTTCAGGGTTGATGATATTGATGAGATTGCCCACGGCGATGCCGATATACTCGGCCGCCTCTTCGATAACTTTTTCAACAAATTTATCCCCGCGGCGAATGGCTTTGCGGAGGTCCCCGCTGCGCAAATCGTCCAGATTCTGCCCCAGCATGTCGGTGAGCACGGTCTTCTGTCCGTCCTTGATGGCCGTTTGAATGCGCCGGAAAATGGCGGTGCGGCTGGCCAGTGCTTCAAAGCAACCTTTGTTGCCACATCCGCATTTGGGCCCGTTGACTTCCAGCACCATGTGGCCCACTTCCCCGGCGGTCAGGTTGTAACCGCTGAATAATTTGCCATCCAGAATCAGACCGCCGCCAATCCCCGTGCCCACAAAAATGCCAATCACATGTTTGGGTTTGGCCTCCAGCTCGGCCTCGTACACCCCAAGCGTGCAGACGTTGCAATCGTTTTCCACAAAAGTGGGCAGCTCCAGCCGCTTCTCCAACTCCTTCTTCAGGGGGATATTTTCCCACCCGGGCATGTTTGGTGAAAAAATGACTTTCCCGGCTTCCGGGTCAATGGAGCCCGGTGCTCCCACACCTACGGCGCGCACCTGTTTCAAATCCAGGTCACATTCATCCACCGCGTCCTGCACGCACCGGGCAATGCGGTCAATCACGGCGGACGGGCCACGATTGGCCTTGGTGCTCAACTTGGCAGTGCCCACCAATTTGAGGTTGCTGGTAAAAACGCCGGCCAGGATTTTGGTGCCGCCCAGGTCCACACCGACCAGATATTCTTGCTTGGCAGGTTCGCTCATGAATTAGGAACGGGTTAAGGTGATGGGTGCTGTGATCGCTCATTTGGACGCGGCTTTGCCCGCCAGGACAGCTTCAATGCGGCGGCGCAGTTCACGGTTGATTTCCTCCGGCGGCAGGTTGCCGTCCACGATGGTGAACCCATAGATGCTTTGCAACCGGTGAAACTGTTCGGAAATCAGGTGTTGGTATTTCAAAAAACTGTCGAACATGTCCCGGCTCAACCCCAAATCCATGCCGCTCTCCCAATAAT
This is a stretch of genomic DNA from Fontisphaera persica. It encodes these proteins:
- a CDS encoding ROK family protein yields the protein MSEPAKQEYLVGVDLGGTKILAGVFTSNLKLVGTAKLSTKANRGPSAVIDRIARCVQDAVDECDLDLKQVRAVGVGAPGSIDPEAGKVIFSPNMPGWENIPLKKELEKRLELPTFVENDCNVCTLGVYEAELEAKPKHVIGIFVGTGIGGGLILDGKLFSGYNLTAGEVGHMVLEVNGPKCGCGNKGCFEALASRTAIFRRIQTAIKDGQKTVLTDMLGQNLDDLRSGDLRKAIRRGDKFVEKVIEEAAEYIGIAVGNLINIINPEVIVLGGGVLDALEDEMMAIIVETARDYAMPGTAKGIEIIASKLGDEAGITGGAVLARRMLKAQPKN